In Daucus carota subsp. sativus chromosome 4, DH1 v3.0, whole genome shotgun sequence, one DNA window encodes the following:
- the LOC108219256 gene encoding putative nitric oxide synthase isoform X1, whose protein sequence is MFSLSMAPKTLFLYPLYPFLRPLSPPNFSTHLFIYNPKPLYITCHSTNSHQNKPHSQSTPTIEPGGSGAAAPTRGDIFLERQQALEASAKVMLETKKIKKKKRDKMSKGSGVDYSCYGCGAPLQTVENDAPGYVDADMYQLKKKHHQLRTVLCGRCQLLSHGHMITAVGGNGGYAGGKQFVTAEELREKLSHLRYEKALIVKLVDIVDFNGSFLARVRDLAGANPIILVVTKVDLLPKGTDFNCVGDWVVEATMKKKLNVISVHLTSSKSLVGIAGVVSEIQKEKKGRDVYILGSANVGKSAFINALLKMLSYKDPVAAMARRYKPIQSAVPGTTVGPIEINAFIGGKLYDTPGVHLHHRQAAVVHSEDLPLLAPRSRLRGQSLTVPANDMAPEVIISNGMNGYSIFWGGLVRIDVLKVLPETCLTFYGPKAVKTCIVPTCKADEFYKKEIGILLTPPTGKQIVDQWSGLETHRELQINFEDANRPACDVAISGLGWICVEPVGKGVGVSSELNLEETEVAKELHLRIHVPKPVEIFIRPPMPVGKAGGDWYQYPDLTEKEEEVRPKWFF, encoded by the exons ATGTTCTCTCTATCAATGGCGCCTAAAACCCTCTTTCTCTATCCTCTCTATCCATTTCTTCGTCCCCTCAGTCCCCCCAATTTCTCAACACATCTCTTCATCTACAATCCCAAGCCTCTTTACATCACCTGCCACTCCACTAATTCACACCAAAACAAGCCTCATTCTCAATCAACGCCCACAATTGAGCCCGGCGGGTCCGGAGCCGCGGCTCCGACCCGAGGAGACATCTTCCTTGAACGACAGCAAGCTCTAGAAGCTTCCGCGAAAGTGATGTTGGAGACTAAgaagattaagaaaaagaagaGAGATAAAATGAGTAAGGGCTCTGGTGTGGACTATAGTTGCTATGGCTGCGGTGCTCCTTTGCAGACGGTTGAAAACGATGCTCCTGGTTATGTCGATGCGGATATGTATCAACTG AAGAAGAAACACCATCAGCTTAGAACGGTTCTTTGTGGTAGGTGCCAATTGTTATCTCATGGTCATATGATTACTGCTGTGGGTGGCAATGGAGGTTATGCTGGTGGCAAGCAGTTTGTTACAGCCGAGGAGCTCCGTGAAAAGCTGTCTCATTTGAGATATGAGAAAGCTTTGATTGTCAAATTG GTTGATATAGTAGACTTCAATGGAAGCTTCTTGGCTCGTGTGCGTGACCTTGCTGGTGCTAATCCCATAATATTAGTTGTGACAAAG GTTGACCTCCTTCCCAAAGGAACAGATTTTAATTGTGTTGGTGACTGGGTTGTGGAAGCTACCATGAAGAAAAAACTTAA TGTCATTAGTGTCCATTTAACAAGTTCAAAGTCTTTGGTTGGAATTGCTGGAGTTGTATCAGAAATTCAGAAAGAGAAAAAG GGGCGGGATGTTTATATACTG GGTTCAGCTAATGTTGGAAAGTCAGCATTCATCAATGCTCTATTAA AAATGCTATCGTATAAAGATCCAGTTGCTGCAATGGCACGGAGATACAAACCAATTCAGTCTGCTGTCCCTGGAACTACTGTGGGTCCAATTGAAATTAATGCTTTCATAGGAGGG AAATTATACGACACCCCTGGAGTTCATCTCCATCATAGGCAAGCTGCAGTGGTTCATTCAGAAGATCTACCATTACTTGCTCCTCGAAGTCGTCTCAGAGGGCAATCTCTTACA GTTCCTGCAAATGACATGGCACCTGAAGTAATTATATCAAATGGCATGAACGGGTATTCCATTTTTTGGGGAGGTCTTGTTAGAATTGATGTTTTGAAG GTCCTTCCTGAGACATGTTTAACATTTTATGGGCCAAAGGCAGTTAAAACTTGCATTGTACCTACTTGTAAAGCAGATGAATTTTATAAG AAAGAAATTGGAATTCTATTGACTCCTCCAACGGGAAAGCAAATAGTTGATCAATGGTCTGGACTTGAAACACATCGCGAGTTACAAATAAACTTTGAAGATGCAAACAG GCCAGCTTGTGATGTGGCTATATCAGGTCTTGGATGGATTTGCGTTGAGCCTGTAGGTAAAGGAGTGGGTGTATCATCCGAACTAAATTTGGAAGAAactgaagttgcaaaagagctacatttgagaaTTCATGTTCCAAAGCCAGTTGAGATTTTCATCAGGCCTCCGATGCCTGTGGGGAAGGCCGGAGGAGATTGGTATCAGTATCCAGATTTAACAGAGAAAGAAGAGGAAGTAAGACCAAAATGGTTTTTCTGA
- the LOC108219256 gene encoding NO-associated protein 1, chloroplastic/mitochondrial isoform X3 — translation MFSLSMAPKTLFLYPLYPFLRPLSPPNFSTHLFIYNPKPLYITCHSTNSHQNKPHSQSTPTIEPGGSGAAAPTRGDIFLERQQALEASAKVMLETKKIKKKKRDKMSKGSGVDYSCYGCGAPLQTVENDAPGYVDADMYQLKKKHHQLRTVLCGRCQLLSHGHMITAVGGNGGYAGGKQFVTAEELREKLSHLRYEKALIVKLVDIVDFNGSFLARVRDLAGANPIILVVTKVDLLPKGTDFNCVGDWVVEATMKKKLNVISVHLTSSKSLVGIAGVVSEIQKEKKGRDVYILGSANVGKSAFINALLKMLSYKDPVAAMARRYKPIQSAVPGTTVGPIEINAFIGGKLYDTPGVHLHHRQAAVVHSEDLPLLAPRSRLRGQSLTSAQVPANDMAPEVIISNGMNGYSIFWGGLVRIDVLKVLPETCLTFYGPKAVKTCIVPTCKADEFYKVRLSMFFTANRKDCKSTSKRRDVYPI, via the exons ATGTTCTCTCTATCAATGGCGCCTAAAACCCTCTTTCTCTATCCTCTCTATCCATTTCTTCGTCCCCTCAGTCCCCCCAATTTCTCAACACATCTCTTCATCTACAATCCCAAGCCTCTTTACATCACCTGCCACTCCACTAATTCACACCAAAACAAGCCTCATTCTCAATCAACGCCCACAATTGAGCCCGGCGGGTCCGGAGCCGCGGCTCCGACCCGAGGAGACATCTTCCTTGAACGACAGCAAGCTCTAGAAGCTTCCGCGAAAGTGATGTTGGAGACTAAgaagattaagaaaaagaagaGAGATAAAATGAGTAAGGGCTCTGGTGTGGACTATAGTTGCTATGGCTGCGGTGCTCCTTTGCAGACGGTTGAAAACGATGCTCCTGGTTATGTCGATGCGGATATGTATCAACTG AAGAAGAAACACCATCAGCTTAGAACGGTTCTTTGTGGTAGGTGCCAATTGTTATCTCATGGTCATATGATTACTGCTGTGGGTGGCAATGGAGGTTATGCTGGTGGCAAGCAGTTTGTTACAGCCGAGGAGCTCCGTGAAAAGCTGTCTCATTTGAGATATGAGAAAGCTTTGATTGTCAAATTG GTTGATATAGTAGACTTCAATGGAAGCTTCTTGGCTCGTGTGCGTGACCTTGCTGGTGCTAATCCCATAATATTAGTTGTGACAAAG GTTGACCTCCTTCCCAAAGGAACAGATTTTAATTGTGTTGGTGACTGGGTTGTGGAAGCTACCATGAAGAAAAAACTTAA TGTCATTAGTGTCCATTTAACAAGTTCAAAGTCTTTGGTTGGAATTGCTGGAGTTGTATCAGAAATTCAGAAAGAGAAAAAG GGGCGGGATGTTTATATACTG GGTTCAGCTAATGTTGGAAAGTCAGCATTCATCAATGCTCTATTAA AAATGCTATCGTATAAAGATCCAGTTGCTGCAATGGCACGGAGATACAAACCAATTCAGTCTGCTGTCCCTGGAACTACTGTGGGTCCAATTGAAATTAATGCTTTCATAGGAGGG AAATTATACGACACCCCTGGAGTTCATCTCCATCATAGGCAAGCTGCAGTGGTTCATTCAGAAGATCTACCATTACTTGCTCCTCGAAGTCGTCTCAGAGGGCAATCTCTTACA AGTGCTCAGGTTCCTGCAAATGACATGGCACCTGAAGTAATTATATCAAATGGCATGAACGGGTATTCCATTTTTTGGGGAGGTCTTGTTAGAATTGATGTTTTGAAG GTCCTTCCTGAGACATGTTTAACATTTTATGGGCCAAAGGCAGTTAAAACTTGCATTGTACCTACTTGTAAAGCAGATGAATTTTATAAGGTAAGACTTAGTATGTTCTTTACTGCTAACAGGAAAGACTGCAAGAGCACCTCAAAAAGAAGAGACGTATATCCTATCTAA
- the LOC108219256 gene encoding NO-associated protein 1, chloroplastic/mitochondrial isoform X2 translates to MFSLSMAPKTLFLYPLYPFLRPLSPPNFSTHLFIYNPKPLYITCHSTNSHQNKPHSQSTPTIEPGGSGAAAPTRGDIFLERQQALEASAKVMLETKKIKKKKRDKMSKGSGVDYSCYGCGAPLQTVENDAPGYVDADMYQLKKKHHQLRTVLCGRCQLLSHGHMITAVGGNGGYAGGKQFVTAEELREKLSHLRYEKALIVKLVDIVDFNGSFLARVRDLAGANPIILVVTKVDLLPKGTDFNCVGDWVVEATMKKKLNVISVHLTSSKSLVGIAGVVSEIQKEKKGRDVYILGSANVGKSAFINALLKMLSYKDPVAAMARRYKPIQSAVPGTTVGPIEINAFIGGKLYDTPGVHLHHRQAAVVHSEDLPLLAPRSRLRGQSLTSAQVPANDMAPEVIISNGMNGYSIFWGGLVRIDVLKVLPETCLTFYGPKAVKTCIVPTCKADEFYKKEIGILLTPPTGKQIVDQWSGLETHRELQINFEDANRPACDVAISGLGWICVEPVGKGVGVSSELNLEETEVAKELHLRIHVPKPVEIFIRPPMPVGKAGGDWYQYPDLTEKEEEVRPKWFF, encoded by the exons ATGTTCTCTCTATCAATGGCGCCTAAAACCCTCTTTCTCTATCCTCTCTATCCATTTCTTCGTCCCCTCAGTCCCCCCAATTTCTCAACACATCTCTTCATCTACAATCCCAAGCCTCTTTACATCACCTGCCACTCCACTAATTCACACCAAAACAAGCCTCATTCTCAATCAACGCCCACAATTGAGCCCGGCGGGTCCGGAGCCGCGGCTCCGACCCGAGGAGACATCTTCCTTGAACGACAGCAAGCTCTAGAAGCTTCCGCGAAAGTGATGTTGGAGACTAAgaagattaagaaaaagaagaGAGATAAAATGAGTAAGGGCTCTGGTGTGGACTATAGTTGCTATGGCTGCGGTGCTCCTTTGCAGACGGTTGAAAACGATGCTCCTGGTTATGTCGATGCGGATATGTATCAACTG AAGAAGAAACACCATCAGCTTAGAACGGTTCTTTGTGGTAGGTGCCAATTGTTATCTCATGGTCATATGATTACTGCTGTGGGTGGCAATGGAGGTTATGCTGGTGGCAAGCAGTTTGTTACAGCCGAGGAGCTCCGTGAAAAGCTGTCTCATTTGAGATATGAGAAAGCTTTGATTGTCAAATTG GTTGATATAGTAGACTTCAATGGAAGCTTCTTGGCTCGTGTGCGTGACCTTGCTGGTGCTAATCCCATAATATTAGTTGTGACAAAG GTTGACCTCCTTCCCAAAGGAACAGATTTTAATTGTGTTGGTGACTGGGTTGTGGAAGCTACCATGAAGAAAAAACTTAA TGTCATTAGTGTCCATTTAACAAGTTCAAAGTCTTTGGTTGGAATTGCTGGAGTTGTATCAGAAATTCAGAAAGAGAAAAAG GGGCGGGATGTTTATATACTG GGTTCAGCTAATGTTGGAAAGTCAGCATTCATCAATGCTCTATTAA AAATGCTATCGTATAAAGATCCAGTTGCTGCAATGGCACGGAGATACAAACCAATTCAGTCTGCTGTCCCTGGAACTACTGTGGGTCCAATTGAAATTAATGCTTTCATAGGAGGG AAATTATACGACACCCCTGGAGTTCATCTCCATCATAGGCAAGCTGCAGTGGTTCATTCAGAAGATCTACCATTACTTGCTCCTCGAAGTCGTCTCAGAGGGCAATCTCTTACA AGTGCTCAGGTTCCTGCAAATGACATGGCACCTGAAGTAATTATATCAAATGGCATGAACGGGTATTCCATTTTTTGGGGAGGTCTTGTTAGAATTGATGTTTTGAAG GTCCTTCCTGAGACATGTTTAACATTTTATGGGCCAAAGGCAGTTAAAACTTGCATTGTACCTACTTGTAAAGCAGATGAATTTTATAAG AAAGAAATTGGAATTCTATTGACTCCTCCAACGGGAAAGCAAATAGTTGATCAATGGTCTGGACTTGAAACACATCGCGAGTTACAAATAAACTTTGAAGATGCAAACAG GCCAGCTTGTGATGTGGCTATATCAGGTCTTGGATGGATTTGCGTTGAGCCTGTAGGTAAAGGAGTGGGTGTATCATCCGAACTAAATTTGGAAGAAactgaagttgcaaaagagctacatttgagaaTTCATGTTCCAAAGCCAGTTGAGATTTTCATCAGGCCTCCGATGCCTGTGGGGAAGGCCGGAGGAGATTGGTATCAGTATCCAGATTTAACAGAGAAAGAAGAGGAAGTAAGACCAAAATGGTTTTTCTGA
- the LOC135146718 gene encoding uncharacterized protein LOC135146718 isoform X1 — MKKEKGVAFGSSASSRDYDESEYKEEEKMNIPAVRFSTRNASSKYDFVKVKVWLGDNADHYYVLSRFLLSRMLTVTKIPNHVALKIALELKKLLIDNSLLDVSQSDLEANLFKLMERRGYGEEYINRYKMMTRFHHQRVPLVILVCGTACVGKSTIATQLAQRLNLPNVLQTGMVYELLRTSTDAPLSSSPVWARHFSTPEELITEFCRECRIVRKGLAGDLKKAMKDGKPIIIEGMHLDPSIYLMDDENKTPTNISAKLDQQRFVEAVEKNAAEATNDSIASASYNEHFPADELDKVIDGLQSVDIAESACDDKGESTQDLGVDRNPLVMKEKSSGAAAAPIIVPIVLKMAEFDHKALLEEWISTRSFSDNYPLQDKDKLISNLKTIQDYLCSFTSQGLTVANISATTFPQTLDWLHSYLLQCIEQGTTSVSTPQRQNTG, encoded by the exons ATGAAGAAGGAAAAAGGGGTTGCATTTGGCAGTAGTGCTAGTAGCAGGGATTATGATGAATCTGAATacaaagaagaagagaaaatgaATATCCCAGCTGTCCGGTTCTCTACCCGAAACGCTTCCTCCAAATACGATTTCGTCAAG GTGAAGGTGTGGCTAGGCGATAATGCCGATCATTACTACGTCCTCTCCAGATTTTTACTCAGCAGAATGCTGACTGTTACAAAG ATTCCCAATCACGTAGCCCTTAAAATTGCTCTTGAACTCAAAAAGCTACTCATAGACAACAGCCTTTTGGACGT CTCGCAGTCCGACCTTGAAGCTAATCTGTTTAAG CTAATGGAGCGACGGGGTTATGGAGAGGAGTATATAAATCGTTACAAGATGATGACAAG ATTTCACCATCAAAGGGTGCCACTGGTTATCCTTGTGTGTGGAACTGCCTGTGtgggaaaatctacaattgcaACCCAGCTCGCGCAAAGGCTAAACTTGCCCAATGTCTTGCAG ACAGGCATGGTGTATGAGCTGCTACGGACATCAACAGA TGCACCATTGTCTTCTTCCCCTGTATGGGCTCGACACTTCAGTACTCCAGAAGAACTAATTACTGAATTTTGTAGGGAATGTAGAATAGTTCGAAAAG GTTTGGCGGGTGATTTGAAGAAAGCAATGAAAGATGGAAAACCAATTATCATTGAG GGCATGCATTTAGATCCAAGTATATACCTAATGGACGACGAGAATAAAACACCAACAAACATATCAGCAAAATTGGATCAACAAAGATTTGTGGAGGCAGTTGAGAAAAATGCAGCGGAAGCTACTAATGATTCTATTGCTTCTGCTAGTTACAATGAGCACTTTCCTGCAGATGAACTGGATAAGGTTATTGATGGTTTGCAGTCGGTTGATATTGCTGAAAGTGCTTGTGATGACAAAG GTGAATCAACGCAAGATTTAGGGGTAGATAGGAACCCACTTGTGATGAAAGAAAAGTCAAGTGGTGCTGCTGCTGCACCAATAATTGTTCCTATAGTTTTAAAGATGGCTGAATTTGATCATAAG GCATTACTAGAGGAGTGGATCTCTACACGTTCATTCAGTGACAATTATCCACTACAG GACAAAGATAAGCTAATAAGCAACCTAAAAACCATTCAAGACTATCTTTGCTCATTTACGTCACAG GGGCTAACAGTTGCTAACATATCAGCCACGACTTTTCCTCAGACTCTGGATTGGCTGCATAGTTACCTTCTTCag TGTATTGAGCAAGGTACAACATCTGTTTCCACACCTCAAAGGCAGAATACAGGCTGA
- the LOC135146718 gene encoding uncharacterized protein LOC135146718 isoform X2, which yields MNKILGEMKKEKGVAFGSSASSRDYDESEYKEEEKMNIPAVRFSTRNASSKYDFVKVKVWLGDNADHYYVLSRFLLSRMLTVTKIPNHVALKIALELKKLLIDNSLLDVSQSDLEANLFKLMERRGYGEEYINRYKMMTRFHHQRVPLVILVCGTACVGKSTIATQLAQRLNLPNVLQTGMVYELLRTSTDAPLSSSPVWARHFSTPEELITEFCRECRIVRKGLAGDLKKAMKDGKPIIIEGMHLDPSIYLMDDENKTPTNISAKLDQQRFVEAVEKNAAEATNDSIASASYNEHFPADELDKVIDGLQSVDIAESACDDKGESTQDLGVDRNPLVMKEKSSGAAAAPIIVPIVLKMAEFDHKALLEEWISTRSFSDNYPLQDKDKLISNLKTIQDYLCSFTSQGLTVANISATTFPQTLDWLHSYLLQCIEQGTTSVSTPQRQNTG from the exons AGGGGAAATGAAGAAGGAAAAAGGGGTTGCATTTGGCAGTAGTGCTAGTAGCAGGGATTATGATGAATCTGAATacaaagaagaagagaaaatgaATATCCCAGCTGTCCGGTTCTCTACCCGAAACGCTTCCTCCAAATACGATTTCGTCAAG GTGAAGGTGTGGCTAGGCGATAATGCCGATCATTACTACGTCCTCTCCAGATTTTTACTCAGCAGAATGCTGACTGTTACAAAG ATTCCCAATCACGTAGCCCTTAAAATTGCTCTTGAACTCAAAAAGCTACTCATAGACAACAGCCTTTTGGACGT CTCGCAGTCCGACCTTGAAGCTAATCTGTTTAAG CTAATGGAGCGACGGGGTTATGGAGAGGAGTATATAAATCGTTACAAGATGATGACAAG ATTTCACCATCAAAGGGTGCCACTGGTTATCCTTGTGTGTGGAACTGCCTGTGtgggaaaatctacaattgcaACCCAGCTCGCGCAAAGGCTAAACTTGCCCAATGTCTTGCAG ACAGGCATGGTGTATGAGCTGCTACGGACATCAACAGA TGCACCATTGTCTTCTTCCCCTGTATGGGCTCGACACTTCAGTACTCCAGAAGAACTAATTACTGAATTTTGTAGGGAATGTAGAATAGTTCGAAAAG GTTTGGCGGGTGATTTGAAGAAAGCAATGAAAGATGGAAAACCAATTATCATTGAG GGCATGCATTTAGATCCAAGTATATACCTAATGGACGACGAGAATAAAACACCAACAAACATATCAGCAAAATTGGATCAACAAAGATTTGTGGAGGCAGTTGAGAAAAATGCAGCGGAAGCTACTAATGATTCTATTGCTTCTGCTAGTTACAATGAGCACTTTCCTGCAGATGAACTGGATAAGGTTATTGATGGTTTGCAGTCGGTTGATATTGCTGAAAGTGCTTGTGATGACAAAG GTGAATCAACGCAAGATTTAGGGGTAGATAGGAACCCACTTGTGATGAAAGAAAAGTCAAGTGGTGCTGCTGCTGCACCAATAATTGTTCCTATAGTTTTAAAGATGGCTGAATTTGATCATAAG GCATTACTAGAGGAGTGGATCTCTACACGTTCATTCAGTGACAATTATCCACTACAG GACAAAGATAAGCTAATAAGCAACCTAAAAACCATTCAAGACTATCTTTGCTCATTTACGTCACAG GGGCTAACAGTTGCTAACATATCAGCCACGACTTTTCCTCAGACTCTGGATTGGCTGCATAGTTACCTTCTTCag TGTATTGAGCAAGGTACAACATCTGTTTCCACACCTCAAAGGCAGAATACAGGCTGA